In uncultured Methanobrevibacter sp., the following proteins share a genomic window:
- the mobB gene encoding molybdopterin-guanine dinucleotide biosynthesis protein B, with amino-acid sequence MRIISIVGLKNTGKTSLTSKIITELGNRDFKVASIKHSHHQMEMDHEGTDTYKQMEAGSDFVVGIGGRTYFNINERLDLERILFLIKLMENPDFVVIEGFKAYPYAKIATCEEVKDEYTIKVVNSFEITDEELLELVDLVEERSYDILETLFVNECGYNDASLIGQAFAQGKLDYNPETQAEVNLAIDGVNIGLNRFVSDYLKQTILGVLTPLKIKEYGVENFDDIDITIKNKKE; translated from the coding sequence ATGAGAATTATTTCAATTGTAGGTTTAAAGAATACTGGCAAGACATCCCTTACAAGCAAGATTATCACGGAATTAGGCAATAGGGACTTTAAGGTAGCAAGCATTAAGCATTCTCATCACCAAATGGAAATGGATCATGAGGGAACCGACACCTATAAGCAAATGGAAGCCGGTTCTGATTTTGTTGTAGGAATCGGTGGAAGAACCTATTTCAATATTAATGAAAGACTTGATTTAGAACGTATTTTATTCTTAATAAAACTTATGGAAAATCCTGATTTTGTGGTTATAGAAGGATTTAAAGCTTATCCTTATGCTAAAATAGCTACCTGTGAAGAGGTCAAGGATGAATATACAATCAAAGTTGTGAACTCTTTTGAAATCACAGATGAAGAGCTATTGGAATTGGTTGACCTTGTGGAAGAAAGATCTTACGATATTTTGGAGACATTATTTGTTAATGAATGCGGATATAATGATGCAAGTCTCATAGGTCAAGCTTTCGCACAAGGAAAATTGGATTACAATCCGGAAACTCAAGCGGAAGTCAATTTAGCTATTGATGGGGTGAATATTGGATTGAACAGATTTGTTAGCGATTACCTCAAGCAAACCATATTGGGAGTTTTGACTCCACTTAAGATTAAGGAATATGGTGTAGAGAACTTTGATGATATTGACATAACAATTAAAAATAAAAAAGAATAA
- a CDS encoding Coenzyme F420 hydrogenase/dehydrogenase, beta subunit C-terminal domain, whose translation MAVNVNDMFYAYSGNEAIKEKGEYGGVVTTIMKYLLEEGIVDAVVAVEEAADLYDAKPILITDPEDVIKSAGSLHCGTLNLAKFVSKYLDGARDMKIAVTTKPCDAMTLKELMRKRKVIEENVIMIGVNCGGTMPPVPTMKMIRDVYELDPADVIKEEISKGKLIMETADGEKAISIDELEEDGMGRRENCQRCTMNIPTNADLALGNWGVIGDLAGKATFVEVCSEKGADILGKVIDAGLIETQAPIEKGVTIRSNIDNIMVKQAMAQREKDFAGTSGDILEVFAEYKEEFSRCMKCYGCREACPLCFCDDCCLEAEGPEWVPGGYTPAAPFFHLTRMVHMVDACTNCGQCSEVCPCEIPVSKVWATVNQKVRDIFGYYSGVDNEEPLPFTEFGPKSYRQY comes from the coding sequence ATGGCTGTAAATGTAAATGATATGTTTTATGCATACTCTGGTAATGAAGCAATTAAAGAAAAAGGAGAATACGGTGGAGTCGTAACTACTATCATGAAATACTTACTCGAAGAAGGTATTGTTGATGCAGTAGTTGCTGTAGAAGAAGCAGCTGACTTATACGATGCTAAACCTATTCTCATCACCGACCCTGAAGATGTAATCAAATCTGCAGGATCCCTTCACTGTGGTACCTTAAACTTAGCAAAATTCGTATCCAAATACTTAGACGGTGCAAGAGATATGAAAATTGCAGTTACCACAAAACCATGTGACGCAATGACCTTAAAAGAGTTAATGAGAAAAAGAAAAGTTATCGAAGAAAACGTAATCATGATTGGTGTAAACTGTGGAGGAACCATGCCACCTGTACCAACCATGAAAATGATTAGAGACGTTTACGAATTAGACCCTGCTGACGTCATCAAAGAAGAAATTTCCAAAGGAAAACTCATTATGGAAACCGCTGATGGTGAAAAAGCAATTTCCATCGATGAACTCGAAGAAGACGGAATGGGTAGAAGAGAAAACTGTCAAAGATGTACCATGAACATCCCTACCAACGCTGATTTAGCTTTAGGTAACTGGGGAGTTATCGGTGACTTAGCTGGAAAAGCAACCTTCGTAGAAGTATGCTCCGAAAAAGGTGCAGACATCTTAGGAAAAGTAATTGATGCTGGATTAATTGAAACCCAAGCACCAATCGAAAAAGGTGTAACAATCCGTTCTAACATCGACAACATCATGGTAAAACAAGCAATGGCACAAAGAGAAAAAGACTTTGCTGGAACCTCTGGTGACATCTTAGAAGTATTCGCAGAATACAAAGAAGAATTCTCCAGATGTATGAAATGTTACGGTTGCCGTGAAGCATGTCCTCTCTGTTTCTGTGATGACTGCTGTCTCGAAGCTGAAGGTCCTGAATGGGTACCTGGTGGATACACCCCTGCAGCTCCATTCTTCCACTTAACTCGTATGGTACACATGGTAGATGCATGTACTAACTGTGGTCAATGTTCTGAAGTATGTCCTTGTGAAATTCCAGTATCCAAAGTATGGGCTACTGTAAACCAAAAAGTCAGAGACATCTTCGGTTACTACAGTGGTGTAGACAACGAAGAACCATTACCATTCACTGAATTTGGTCCTAAATCCTACAGACAATACTAG